The window TCCTATGGAGCTGAAATGAGAGGTGGTACCGCTAATTGTTCTGTTATTGTTTCAGATTCTCCCATTGGTTCTCCTATAATAACAAAAAATGGAACTGTTGCAATTGTTATGAATAAACCATCTTTGTATAAATTCCAAGAATTATTACAAAATAATGGAATTCTTTTTATAAATTCATCTTTAATAGAAGAAAAAACTAATAGAAAAGATTTAGATGCTTATTATATTCCAGCAACAGATATTTCTCTTCAAATATGTGGAGATATTAAATTTGCAAATATGGTAATGCTTGGAGCTTTTTTAGCTGTTACTTCTCTTTTAAAAGATGATTTATCGGATAGTTTAAATAAAATATTTTCAGGAAGTAAAATAAAATATTTACCTTTAAATTTAAAAGCAATCGAAGAGGGTAAAAACTATATAAAAAATTATTATTAAACAAAAAGCTCTTTTCTAATTATTTTTAGAAAAGAGCTTTATTTTTTAAATAAATAAAAGTAAACTCAAGGCCATTACAACCATTCCTCCTATTAAACCATATACTGTCAGATGATGTTCTCCATAATTTTCTGCTGCTGGTAATAGTTCATCAAAAGATATGAATACCATAATTCCACCAACTCCAGCAAAAATAATTCCAAAAACAGTTTCACTCATAAATGGCAACAAAATTAAATATCCTATAATAGCTCCAACTGGTTCTGCTAACCCAGAAAGAAAAGAATAAATAAATGCTTTCTTTTTACTTCCAGTAGCAAAATATAATGGTACCGATACTGCTATTCCCTCTGGTATATTATGAATTGCTATAGCTATAGCTATTGAAATTCCCAAAGTTGGATTATCCACAGCAGATATAAATGTTGCTAATCCTTCTGGAAAGTTATGAATTGCTATGGCTATAGCTGAAAATACTCCCATTCTATATAAAGATTTCATATCTTTCATTCTTTCTTTTGGTACATTATTCATCTCTTCTACTTCTCTTATTTCATGTGGATTATCAATATCTGGAACAAATTTATCAATTATAGCTATAAATAACATTCCTCCAAAGAATGATAATACAGTTATCCAATTACCTTTTACAATTCCCATAGCACTAACTAATGAGTCTCTTGCTTTAACTATAATTTCAACAAAAGATACATAAATCATTACCCCTGCTGAAAATCCTAAAGCTACAGATAAAAATTTTGTATTAGTTTTTTTTGTAAAAAATGCTAAACAACTTCCAACTCCTGTTGCTAATCCTGCAAATAGGGTTAATAAAAAAGCAAATAATATATTGTTCATAATTTCCTCCCCTAATTTAAATATAAATGTTTATTTTTTTATATTTTCTATTTTTTTTCTTATATCCTCTTTTATAATTAGTTCAAAAAATATCAGTTTTTGAGTTAATATTTCTATTTTTGGTGAAATTTTCTATTTTCTATTTTTTTTTATGATAAACTCCTAGTATAAAATAAATAAATGATTTTGGAGGCACTATGAAAAAAATAATATTCGTAATTTTAACAATGCTAGTATTTATGACTGGATGTAGTAGCTTTAATACTGTAATTAAAAAAAGAAATTTAGCTACTGAAACTAAAATGTCTGAGACAGTTTGGTTAAATCCTGAATTAATTGGAAATAAGACTATATTCGTTCAAATAAAAAATACATCTACGAAGCCAGTAAATATTGACTCGCAAATTAGAAATATCTTAACATCTAAGGGTTATAAAATTGTAACTACTCCTAAAAATGCAAATTACTGGCTTCAAGTAAATGTACTAAAACTAGATAAGGTTGATTTAAAAGATAGTAATCCTGCCCAATCTGGATTAGCTGGAGCAGGTATTGGAGCTATGGCTGGACTTTATAACACTGGATCAGTAAATACAGGTCTTGGTCTAGGATTAGTTGGTGGAGCTATTGGTGTTGCTGCTGATGCCTTAATTGAAGATACAAAATATACTATGATAACTGATATTTTAGTCGCTGAAAAGACAGATGTTATTGTTAATACTCAAAATGTTAATATGGTAAAACAAGGTACTAGAGGTGTTGCCGCTGTAACATCTAATAGAAATAGCAATATGAATAAATATCAAACTCGTATTGTTAGTGTAGCAAACCAAGTTAATTTAAAATTTGAAGAAGCAGCCCCTATGTTAGAGCAAGAATTAATGAGAAGTATTTCTAATATTTTCTAATATATTTTAAATCCCTTTAGATTAATCTAGAGGGATTTTTTATTGCCTTTTTTCATTTGTTTGTGTAGAATATTTGTAAATAGTAATTTTTAGAAAGGGGAGAGTAATTTGGGAAAAATCATTACAATTAAAAATAATAAAGGTGGCGTTGGAAAAAGTTGGATAACTTTGCAGCTGGCTCATTTGGCATCTATGTTAGAAAAAAATACTAATGAGAAATACAAAGTTATTATTTTGACTTCTGATTCTCAAAACAATATATTAGCTTATAGTGGACATACCACTGATATTTTTGAAGGACTAGAAGATTTAGTTAATAAAGGAGAAAATACAGAAATAAGAATAAGAGAAAATCTTTATTATGTTCCCCTATTAAACAATAACTTTTCAAATCAATTTCGAGATAAATTAAAGTTAACTTTAAATGATTTAAAAAATAAATATGATTATATTTTTATAGATTCAGTACCAACTTTAAATATAGATAAAGACTTTGTAGATTCTTCAGATAAAATAATTATTCCAACTTTTTTAGATACAGCAACTACTGAGGGAATTATTAAACTTATGGATGAAATTGATATGAGTAAAATCACCGCAATTATTCCAAATAAATTTACTAAATTAAAAACAGAAGTTGATTGGTATAAAATTTTAAAAAGTCAAATTAAAGGAACTAACATTAATTTAACACACCCTATAAAATATTCCTCTTTAATAAATAGTTTAATTGAGAAGGGTAAAACAATTTGGGAAAGTAAAGCAAGAGGTGCTGAAGAAACGCAAATGATACTATTTGGAGTAATGGAGGAACTAACTAATGAATAAAAAAATGAGTTCCGTTTCTTTAAGTGTTGTTGAAAAAATGAAGAGAAGAACAGAAGAATTAAAACAGCAACAAAATCAATATAATTCTAAAATTGATTATTCTCAGTTTAACTTAAATGAAAAAGATACAGAACAAATGAAAATTTATGAAAAAAATGCAATTTTTCACGGAAAAGAAATTATAAAAAATAATATGGAACTTTCTAAAATCTTTTATGAAGCTCAAAAAACACTTTCTAAATATGGTAAAGGTTCTTTTGGAAAATGGTTTGAATCTCTTGGTTTTAAAAGAACTTTTGTATATATGTGTTTAAAAAGAAACTCTTTATTTTTAGAATATAAAAATGAAAAGATTTTCAATATCCCTGAAAAAACTTTAAATGAAATTTCTAAAATAAAAGAAAAAATTTCTAACAATGAAATTATTGAAATTCTTAATTCTGAAAAACCGATGGATACCGTAAAAAGTTTGTCCGGTAACCGAATAAATGAATCAACCGAACTTGAAAAATTGCAAAAAGAAATTAAATTACTTGAAAAAAAATTAAAAGAACTAAAACTTTTAGAAAAAAAATTAATAAATAATATTTAATTTAAAGAGGAGAATATTTTTAAGTTCTCCTCTTTTATAATCTTTTTCTTTTTGTTAGCCATATTAAAAACATAAAAAGCAAAAGAAATATTATCCAATTTCCTAAAATGAAGCTGACTAAACCCACTATAAACGGCCATAAAAGTATTCCTCCTATTGCCAAAGCTAATAATACTAAAAAAAATACAATTATATTTCCAATTATCCATAATATTGAACCTGCTACAGCTACTAACATTACTAACGATACAAATTCTATTATCATAAATTGTCACCTCTTTTTTATATAATATAATTTAATATTATTTCTAGCAAGTAGGAAATTTTCCTTTTGTTTCATAAAAATAATTGTAAAAAAAATTTAAGGAGTTTTTATGTTTGAAGAATTTTTAATTTTAATTGCTAACGTTATTTCGATTTTCATTTGGAAAAATAAACAAAATAAAGAAAAATTTAAATATAAATTTTTAAGAAGAATAAGTCCTTTTAATATTTATATTTTTATCTATGGACTTATATTTTCTAAAGCTTTCCATCTAATTTTTAAATTTAAATATTTTAATCCTAATTTACTTATTGATACGATTAATTATGTTACTATTTTTGCTGGTTTTGGTTCCTTAATTGTAACCTTATATGTTTATGCTGTAAGTAGTAATGATAATTTTAAAAAATTTATTTTGACCTCTCTAATTGGCGAAGATCTATTATTGTCATTAGCTATCTATATTTTTACTTTATTATTTATTGGAGTAAATCCAATTTTTTTAGTAGGATTAACTGGATATTTAATTTATTTAGTCAAAAGTACATTGACTAATTCAATGATTATTTTAAATTCTATTAAACTACAAGAAAATTTTGATAATATTTTAGATTATTTCAAATATGATAAAGAAAATTTAAAAATGAGAAATATTTATTTTGAACTTAAAAAAAATATTTATAATTTTCTTGTAAATAATGATTTAATTCATATTAAAGAAAGTATTGATTTTTTAAAAAGAACTCTTGAAAGAGAATCTCTCTTAGAAGATATTGAAAAAACTGAAGATGAAAATATGAATGATGCTATAAAATTTATAAATTCTATTTACGGACATCTTTTACAATTTCCTAATGATGAAATGTTTAAAGAAGTTCATACATTACATATGATTTATAGCAAATTTTATTATAGAATTAAAAATAAAGAAGGGTTTTTCTTAAGTTTATTAAATACTCGAACTCTTTATAAATATTATACTAAAAGTTCTCCCTATGCTAAAACTAAACTATCTAAAAACGTTATTATAGGATTCCGTTTTGGTCTTTTAAGTTATCTTTTTAGAGATTTATCCAAAGAAAATAAAGAACAATTAGATTGGATAATTATATATAATCGAATTTTATTTATTTTAGCTCAAGAAGCTTATTTAAATAATGATTTAGAGTTTTTCCAAAATTTCATAAGATTAATTGGATATCATTTAAGGTTTAATGCTCTAAATGAAATTCATAGGGAATATAAATATCTAGAATATCTTTCTTATTTAGGAATTAAGTTATTTATAGATTCTAAAAAAGATTTAATAGAAAACTATAATGATTTTAATCAATATATTTTGAAAAAATTAAAAATACGTCTTGATGAACTTTCCATAGAAAAAAATAAGTTTTTATCCCTTTTAGAAGTTTATGATTTTATGGAAACTCTCAAAATAAAAGAAAAATTCCGTTGGGATAAAATATATGCTCCTAAAAAAGAATTAATAAAAATGAATGTTGAAAAAGTTGATTTAGATTATATTATCAATAAATTTTTCTTTAGACTTTTTATTAAATATGCCAATGAAGTAAAACATACTTCTAAGGAAAATAATTTAGAAAGAAACATTTTAATCTTATATTTTGATAATTTTATTAAAATAAAAAATGAATTTTCCTATGATGGGTATTTCAAAAATATTTGTGATTCTTTAAATCAAAGTTTAAGTTCTAAGTTAACTAAAGATAAAACTTCTAAGGAAATAAATGAAAATATTTTAAATTATATTAAAGAAGAAATTCTTAAAAATTTACAACAGTGTCGTATTATTCAATCATTAAAAGCTATGAATAAATATATTCGAAAAGAAATTCCAGCTTATAAAAGAAATGAAAATTTATATGGAATCAAAAAATTAGATAATAAAAATTTTTATAATGAAAATTATGAAAGTGAAATTGGAAAAACTTTATCTGAAAATTTAAATTCTTCCACAGGAAATCTTATATTTAAAAGTTTTAAACAAAAAAATATAAAAATTGAAAAAATAAATTTAGAAGATCTAAATTTTGATAAAAATGAATATTTAATTTTTGTCGCTGGAAATTATTATGAATTTATTAAAAATTTAATAGATTCTCCATATTTTCTTTCAAAATCAAATCTTAATGAAAAATTTATAGAAGAATATGGTCCACTTGTTGAAAGTTCTTATAAAAATAGTCCTATTTTTAATATTAATGTGGATGAAGAGGATGTTTTTGTTGTCAATAGAGAAGATATTGAATATTTTGTTCATTATCTTCCTGATAAATTGAATAAAAATGAAAGCTTATTAGATTATGCTACTTTCTCATTAGAAGAAGAAGATTCTTTTTTATTAGGAAAAGAAGGAGAAAAAATTAAGAATTCTGAATGGTTAATTAATCTTTCTGAAGAAGAAAAAGAAAATGCTCTTAAAGAATTAGTTTTAATTAAACTAATGCAAAGCGGCGAAATGAAAATTGCTGAGGGATCAACTGTTTATAAAATAAGGAACCAATAAAATATTGGTTCCCATTTTTTTTATTATTAGAATTGAGAATTAATTACAACTTCTTCTCCATATCCTCCTGCTCCTGGAAGAGGTTTATTTGTTGATTGGCTATTTCTTAAAATTCTAATTCCTCTTATTCCAGCCTCTTTTGCAGCTAATATATCCTCGTCACTATCTCCATAATGTAAAGTAACATTGTATTTTTTTATATAATAAGTTTTATCGTATTTATTTTGAGATGCTGTGTAAGGAGTTTGATAACTAATAGGATGCATATCTTTTATTTTAAATACTTTTTGAAGTATCTTTGCAGTGTCATCTAATTCTCCTTTTTTTAATCCTTCTGGAGCTGTTCTTCCAGTTATAAAATAAATAGTATCTCCTCTTCTTTGGTGCATAGCAATTATTTCTGCTGCTGCTGATTTAGGAATTGAGTATCTGTCTCCTCCATCTCCAACAAAATTCCAGAATGTTTGATCTTTTAAAAATTTAAAACTATCTGGAGAATATTTTACTTTCCCGTAGTAAAATGCTGGTGATGAAAATAAAACTGTATCATCTATATCAAAACTTACATTCATAGGTTTTTTACCTTGTAAACTTTTTTCAATATCTGCTACCTTTACCCATTTTATTTCTTTACTTCTTCCTACATTAGCCATTTCTACAACATTTTGATGTGGATGGTTATAAGGTACCTTAGGTCCACTCGCTAATGTTATTGCTGATGCTAATAAAAATACTGATAAAATCTTTTTCATTTGTTCCTCCCAAATATGTTGTAACATTTAACAAAAAATAGTATCAAAATTTAATACTTAAGACTATTTTTTAACATAATCTTGGTACTATTATAGGCCACACTTAATATAAAATGCAAGCTATTTTTTTTTGGAAGTTGTTTTTATTTTTTTATTATATTTTAATTTTGGCAGTTCATAATTACATTCTGTATTAGAAATATGCTCTAATTCTAATCTAGGAATTTCCATTTTTATTTCTTTTTCAATTTCTTGTAATTGAACTGTATCTTTTGGATCAACAAACATATAAGTTTCTCCTTTTTCTCCAGCTCTTCCTGTTCTTCCTATTCTGTGAATATATGTTTCTACATTTTCAGGAATATCAAAATTATATACATGGGTAACCCCGTTAATATCTAAACCTCTTGAAGCAACATCTGTAGCCACTAAATATTGAAATTCTGCATTTTTAAAAGCTTTTATTATTTTTTCTCTTTTACTTTGAATTATATCGCTATGAATTTTTTGGCAACTATATCCTCTTTCGCTTAAAACTTTTTCTAAAGCGTCTACTCTAACTTTTGTTCTGCAAAAAATTATTCCCATAAAAGGATTTGTTTTATTTAAAATTTGACATAACATATCTCTTTTTTGTCTATCTATTGTTTTGATTAAAAATTGATTTATATTATCTAATATTTTTTCTTCACTTTCAATTTTAATAGATATAGGATTATTTGTTATTTTATATGCTAATTTTTTTACTGAAGAATCCATTGTTGCAGAAAAACATAAAGTTTGTCTTTTTTTTGCTAACTTTGGGATAATTTCCTCTACTTCATTTTTAAATCCTAAAAAAATCATTTGGTCTGCTTCATCTAGAACTAAAGTTTTAATTTTAGATAGATCTATAGTTTTTCTTTTTATATGATCTAATATTCTTCCTGGAGTTCCAATAATTATTTGAATTCCTTGTTTTAAATCTTCTATTTGATTAGAGATATCTTTTCCACCATAAATAGTTAAATATTTATAGTGATTATCTTTATTTAAACTTTCTATTACTTCTGAAATTTGTATTGCTAATTCTCTTGTTGGTGTTAATATTAAAGTTTGAATCATCTTATTATTTTTTTCTAAATTTTCTAGAATAGGTAAAAGAAAAGCTAATGTTTTTCCAGTTCCTGTTTGTGCTTCTCCTATTAGATCTTTTTTATTTTTTATATATGGAATTGATTCTTCTTGAATAGGAGTTGGATTTTTAATTCCTTGTTTTTTTAATTTTTCTATTAATTCTTTATTTATATTTAATTCATTAAATGTTTTCAAATTTATCACCTTTCTCTATGTATTTTATTTTAATAACCATTAATTATATCATAATTTCTTAAATATATTGTTAAATAGTTTAATTTCATTTAAATTCTTTAATTTCGATTTTAAAGCATTTTTTTTATTTGTTCGTTAAAATACATGACTAGTAAAGTTAAAGTTGTTTAAAATTGAAATTAGATAGGTTAAAATTGAAATATGTGATACATTAGAAGCTTACATTTTTATTATTTATATTTTTGTTAATTAAAAATGTTATTAGTTTTCAAAAATACTATGGGGTTTTGCGAATACAAAAATTCGCACAAAAACTGTTAGTTGTTTTATTTGTTAAGATGTTTATATTGTTAGTGCAAACATGTATACGAACAATAATACTCTAGAAGTATTGGAAATAAAGGGCTAGCGAAAAAAATAATGCAAAAAAACCATTCACATAGAATAATAGTATTTTTCCTCATATTATAATAGTATCTATTCACATAGAATAATAGTATCTATTCACATAGAGTAATAGTATCTAGTCGCAGTGAATAATAGTATTTTATTTTTTAGAATAAACTTCCTCATATTATAATAGTATTTTTGAAAAAAATATTGTATACTCATAGAGATACTATTATAG of the Cetobacterium ceti genome contains:
- the aphA gene encoding acid phosphatase AphA, whose translation is MKKILSVFLLASAITLASGPKVPYNHPHQNVVEMANVGRSKEIKWVKVADIEKSLQGKKPMNVSFDIDDTVLFSSPAFYYGKVKYSPDSFKFLKDQTFWNFVGDGGDRYSIPKSAAAEIIAMHQRRGDTIYFITGRTAPEGLKKGELDDTAKILQKVFKIKDMHPISYQTPYTASQNKYDKTYYIKKYNVTLHYGDSDEDILAAKEAGIRGIRILRNSQSTNKPLPGAGGYGEEVVINSQF
- a CDS encoding ParA family protein gives rise to the protein MGKIITIKNNKGGVGKSWITLQLAHLASMLEKNTNEKYKVIILTSDSQNNILAYSGHTTDIFEGLEDLVNKGENTEIRIRENLYYVPLLNNNFSNQFRDKLKLTLNDLKNKYDYIFIDSVPTLNIDKDFVDSSDKIIIPTFLDTATTEGIIKLMDEIDMSKITAIIPNKFTKLKTEVDWYKILKSQIKGTNINLTHPIKYSSLINSLIEKGKTIWESKARGAEETQMILFGVMEELTNE
- a CDS encoding 2-oxoacid:acceptor oxidoreductase family protein; this encodes MRENIICAGFGGQGIMSLGKVLAYGGMLENKHVSWLPSYGAEMRGGTANCSVIVSDSPIGSPIITKNGTVAIVMNKPSLYKFQELLQNNGILFINSSLIEEKTNRKDLDAYYIPATDISLQICGDIKFANMVMLGAFLAVTSLLKDDLSDSLNKIFSGSKIKYLPLNLKAIEEGKNYIKNYY
- a CDS encoding DEAD/DEAH box helicase; this translates as MKTFNELNINKELIEKLKKQGIKNPTPIQEESIPYIKNKKDLIGEAQTGTGKTLAFLLPILENLEKNNKMIQTLILTPTRELAIQISEVIESLNKDNHYKYLTIYGGKDISNQIEDLKQGIQIIIGTPGRILDHIKRKTIDLSKIKTLVLDEADQMIFLGFKNEVEEIIPKLAKKRQTLCFSATMDSSVKKLAYKITNNPISIKIESEEKILDNINQFLIKTIDRQKRDMLCQILNKTNPFMGIIFCRTKVRVDALEKVLSERGYSCQKIHSDIIQSKREKIIKAFKNAEFQYLVATDVASRGLDINGVTHVYNFDIPENVETYIHRIGRTGRAGEKGETYMFVDPKDTVQLQEIEKEIKMEIPRLELEHISNTECNYELPKLKYNKKIKTTSKKK
- the zupT gene encoding zinc transporter ZupT — encoded protein: MNNILFAFLLTLFAGLATGVGSCLAFFTKKTNTKFLSVALGFSAGVMIYVSFVEIIVKARDSLVSAMGIVKGNWITVLSFFGGMLFIAIIDKFVPDIDNPHEIREVEEMNNVPKERMKDMKSLYRMGVFSAIAIAIHNFPEGLATFISAVDNPTLGISIAIAIAIHNIPEGIAVSVPLYFATGSKKKAFIYSFLSGLAEPVGAIIGYLILLPFMSETVFGIIFAGVGGIMVFISFDELLPAAENYGEHHLTVYGLIGGMVVMALSLLLFI
- the traT gene encoding complement resistance protein TraT codes for the protein MKKIIFVILTMLVFMTGCSSFNTVIKKRNLATETKMSETVWLNPELIGNKTIFVQIKNTSTKPVNIDSQIRNILTSKGYKIVTTPKNANYWLQVNVLKLDKVDLKDSNPAQSGLAGAGIGAMAGLYNTGSVNTGLGLGLVGGAIGVAADALIEDTKYTMITDILVAEKTDVIVNTQNVNMVKQGTRGVAAVTSNRNSNMNKYQTRIVSVANQVNLKFEEAAPMLEQELMRSISNIF